The following proteins are co-located in the Haloplanus sp. HW8-1 genome:
- a CDS encoding PIN domain-containing protein has translation MIADTDFLIDLMKRDAGARQKLRELEAGGIPVKIPAMAVLELYIGVGAEMTDDEEQKVRQVLQPHPFVPMTDEISRLAGRRIGEGNTAKLKKNKGDAAIGATGEIEGEPVLTRNVDDFEAFGVDVETY, from the coding sequence ATGATCGCCGACACGGACTTCTTAATCGATCTGATGAAGCGGGACGCTGGCGCTCGACAGAAGCTCCGCGAACTCGAAGCGGGGGGTATCCCGGTCAAGATACCCGCGATGGCAGTACTCGAACTCTACATCGGTGTCGGGGCGGAGATGACCGACGATGAGGAACAGAAAGTGCGTCAGGTGCTACAACCGCACCCGTTCGTTCCGATGACTGACGAAATCTCTCGACTCGCCGGGCGACGGATCGGGGAGGGAAACACCGCGAAACTGAAGAAAAACAAAGGTGACGCCGCTATTGGTGCCACAGGCGAGATAGAAGGCGAACCAGTTCTCACGCGGAACGTCGACGACTTCGAAGCGTTCGGGGTCGACGTCGAGACGTACTAA
- a CDS encoding antitoxin VapB family protein, with protein MGTKTIRLDDDVYERLRENKRDDETFSEAVERLLGGRSLAELGDVLDDESRVERMEGAIEEANEADAREVDEVLGQFE; from the coding sequence ATGGGAACCAAAACGATCCGCTTGGACGACGACGTCTATGAACGTCTTCGGGAGAACAAGCGAGACGACGAGACGTTTTCGGAGGCCGTCGAGCGGCTGCTGGGCGGCCGCTCGCTTGCCGAACTGGGGGACGTGCTCGACGACGAGAGTCGGGTCGAACGGATGGAAGGTGCAATCGAGGAGGCAAACGAAGCCGATGCCCGCGAAGTCGACGAAGTCCTCGGTCAGTTCGAATGA
- a CDS encoding winged helix-turn-helix domain-containing protein, which produces MTHTDDRILEYLSSVSTATAWEIAYEQGIEGDRRRIENRCRVLANAGCVDVYFRDVGLDDEYEITGWGEMYLDGDVDAELRRPLPAVRPPDKVRPGWWAGFG; this is translated from the coding sequence ATGACCCACACCGACGACCGCATCCTCGAGTATCTGTCGTCGGTGTCAACGGCGACGGCGTGGGAGATCGCCTACGAACAGGGCATCGAGGGCGACCGACGCCGGATCGAGAATCGGTGTCGCGTCCTCGCGAACGCGGGGTGCGTCGACGTCTACTTTCGCGACGTCGGGCTCGACGACGAGTACGAGATTACCGGCTGGGGCGAGATGTATCTCGACGGGGACGTCGACGCCGAGTTGAGGCGGCCGCTCCCGGCGGTGCGGCCACCCGATAAGGTGCGGCCCGGGTGGTGGGCGGGGTTCGGGTAA
- a CDS encoding PAS domain S-box protein gives MTAKRLVFVSLLVVAVVFTGAIVVGFQQYKRTLYAQETAEVNRTTEHVQSELNKQLLTLERTVGVAAANPALARHGTVAQREALGSFVNRSAFAGASVIAANGTMTAIVANVSAESRRSLVGSQFDDREYFRQARDGRTYISRPFKAASGNYVVTVSAPIRREGEVVGTVNAAVHLSGDTFFSRFGSTLEREQGLTIYARDGTAIYDADPDPTTDLITRNATVPATGWTVSVQESRNTVQSTIRTVTYVQIGSLVVLLGMLGGIGWIVYRRNIRQLERLLGGFETLEDGEYGTQITLGSGDEWKRIEAAFNDLSRTLEAAIRRREQQKRAIEEERQRYTTLVEQSQDGIAIVQDAELVFVNEAMTELLGVPEAELVGRSIEEIIVPDDRELVRERHESRIRGSHPPDRYDVGVLTATGQRRHIDLKVARIRHEGGPAVLATFTDVTERKRRAQRLRQFKEAVEQAAHAIYITDPEGTIRYVNPAFEEITGYTADEAVGETPTLLQSTEHDDAVYEELWETITAGNPWHNEMHDETKGGEEIILDQTISPIEAEDGSIEAFVAVNRDITRRKERRRALERYERLVENLPIGVYQNTPGLDGRFELLNDAMVELFDADSKEELREHSVSDLYRDSDDRAAFAERLAKEGIVTDEEIELETLAGEPIWGSVTAIARDVDGELRFDGVVQDLTERKEYERRLEQQRDDLDILNRVLRHDIRNDLQLVTAYGDRLADHVDEAGVGYLETLRNSADHAIELTETAGEMADVMVSRETADQQRVDLHSTLESELNRIEAEHPDVRLTVEGSLPAVQVQANPMLDSVFRNLLSNAVQHNDSDPPEISVSATNRDGSVVVYVADNGPGVPDGQKDEIFGQGEKGLDSTGTGLGLYLVQHLVTQYGGEVWVEDNEPEGAVFAVELRTVDRE, from the coding sequence ATGACCGCGAAACGGTTGGTTTTTGTCTCTCTTCTCGTCGTCGCCGTCGTCTTCACGGGGGCCATCGTCGTCGGGTTCCAGCAGTACAAACGAACGCTGTACGCGCAGGAAACGGCCGAGGTGAACCGGACCACCGAGCACGTCCAGTCGGAACTGAACAAGCAACTGCTGACGCTCGAGCGAACGGTCGGGGTCGCGGCGGCGAATCCTGCGCTCGCTCGTCACGGAACCGTCGCCCAACGGGAGGCCTTGGGGAGTTTCGTGAACCGATCCGCGTTCGCCGGTGCCTCGGTCATCGCCGCCAACGGAACGATGACGGCCATCGTGGCGAACGTGTCGGCCGAGAGCCGTCGCAGCCTCGTCGGGTCGCAGTTCGACGACCGGGAGTATTTTCGGCAGGCCAGAGACGGACGGACGTACATCAGCAGACCGTTCAAAGCGGCGTCCGGGAACTACGTCGTCACGGTGAGTGCGCCGATCCGTCGTGAGGGCGAAGTCGTCGGAACCGTCAACGCCGCCGTTCATCTCTCCGGGGACACGTTCTTCTCTCGGTTCGGCTCGACGCTCGAACGAGAGCAAGGATTGACGATTTACGCACGGGACGGAACGGCCATCTACGATGCCGATCCCGATCCGACGACCGATCTGATCACCCGGAACGCGACGGTCCCCGCGACCGGCTGGACGGTGAGCGTCCAAGAGAGCCGAAACACCGTCCAGTCGACGATACGGACGGTTACGTACGTCCAGATCGGGTCGCTCGTCGTCCTGCTGGGGATGCTGGGAGGGATCGGCTGGATCGTCTACCGACGAAACATCAGGCAACTCGAACGACTGCTCGGTGGATTCGAGACGCTCGAAGACGGGGAGTACGGAACCCAGATAACGCTTGGCAGCGGCGACGAGTGGAAACGAATCGAAGCCGCATTCAACGACCTCAGCCGGACGCTCGAAGCCGCGATCAGGCGACGCGAGCAGCAGAAACGGGCCATCGAAGAGGAACGTCAGCGGTACACGACGCTCGTCGAACAGAGTCAGGACGGTATCGCCATCGTCCAAGACGCCGAACTCGTCTTCGTAAACGAGGCGATGACCGAGTTGCTCGGCGTCCCCGAAGCGGAGTTGGTGGGACGGTCCATCGAGGAGATCATCGTTCCGGACGACCGCGAACTCGTACGGGAGCGGCACGAGAGCCGAATTCGGGGATCCCACCCACCTGATCGCTACGACGTCGGGGTTCTGACCGCTACGGGTCAGCGCAGGCATATCGATCTGAAAGTCGCGCGGATTCGACACGAGGGGGGCCCGGCCGTTCTCGCGACCTTCACGGACGTGACCGAGCGAAAACGGCGAGCACAACGACTCCGCCAGTTCAAGGAAGCCGTCGAACAGGCTGCCCACGCGATCTACATAACGGACCCGGAGGGGACGATTCGCTACGTCAACCCGGCGTTCGAAGAGATAACGGGATACACCGCCGACGAAGCCGTCGGCGAGACGCCGACACTCCTCCAGTCGACCGAACACGACGACGCAGTGTACGAGGAACTGTGGGAGACGATCACGGCTGGAAACCCGTGGCACAACGAGATGCACGACGAGACGAAAGGGGGCGAGGAGATCATCCTCGACCAGACGATCTCCCCGATCGAAGCCGAAGACGGATCGATCGAGGCATTCGTCGCCGTCAATCGAGACATCACACGGCGAAAGGAACGACGACGGGCGCTCGAACGCTACGAGCGTCTCGTCGAGAACCTCCCGATCGGAGTCTATCAGAACACCCCCGGACTGGATGGGCGGTTCGAGTTGCTCAACGACGCGATGGTCGAGTTGTTCGATGCCGACTCCAAGGAGGAACTTCGAGAACACAGCGTTAGCGACCTGTACCGGGACAGCGACGATCGAGCCGCGTTCGCCGAGAGATTGGCCAAGGAGGGTATCGTGACCGACGAGGAGATCGAACTCGAAACGCTCGCCGGGGAGCCCATCTGGGGATCCGTGACGGCGATCGCCAGGGACGTCGACGGGGAGTTGCGTTTCGACGGCGTGGTTCAGGATCTCACCGAACGCAAAGAGTACGAACGGCGCCTCGAACAGCAGCGCGACGACCTCGACATTCTGAATCGAGTACTACGACACGATATTCGCAACGACCTCCAGTTGGTGACTGCGTACGGCGACCGCTTGGCCGATCACGTCGACGAGGCGGGAGTCGGATATCTCGAGACGCTGCGAAACAGCGCCGACCACGCGATCGAACTGACCGAGACAGCAGGGGAGATGGCCGACGTGATGGTGTCACGGGAAACGGCCGACCAACAACGAGTCGACCTCCACAGCACGCTGGAGAGCGAACTCAATAGAATCGAGGCCGAACATCCGGACGTACGCCTGACGGTCGAGGGCTCGCTGCCGGCAGTGCAGGTCCAAGCCAATCCGATGTTGGACTCTGTGTTCCGGAACCTCCTCTCCAATGCCGTCCAACACAACGACAGCGATCCACCCGAGATTTCGGTGTCGGCGACGAACCGCGACGGGAGCGTCGTCGTCTACGTGGCGGACAACGGCCCTGGCGTTCCCGACGGGCAGAAAGACGAAATCTTCGGACAGGGCGAGAAGGGACTCGACAGTACCGGCACCGGGCTCGGTCTCTACCTGGTCCAGCACCTGGTCACCCAGTACGGCGGTGAGGTCTGGGTCGAAGACAACGAACCCGAAGGCGCCGTCTTCGCCGTCGAGTTGCGGACGGTCGACCGGGAGTGA
- a CDS encoding phosphotransferase family protein: MTDQDTEFTADAAVEHCRRHGVVPTDADATARALGGGVSNHVYEVTWDDGCVVVKRPLPNLAVADDWPADVDRVHNEAAAIRTYESVLAAAGVGARVPGVVCESDDHVIAIECAPTDAPMWKRELLDGRVDAGVAATVGAVLGAVHDATADDPTVRETFSEKRPFDQLRVDPYHRATARRNPDVADAIRTEIDRILATDRALVHGDYSPKNVLVDRAAGTVPWILDFEVAHWGDPAFDTAFMLNHLYIKSIYNHDRHAAYADAATRFWDAYDDAVRWDIERETVTELAVLMLARVDGKSPVEYVEREAVAGALRRVAKRTLRSDTRTLSAFAALARGEAAAL; the protein is encoded by the coding sequence ATGACCGACCAGGACACCGAGTTCACGGCCGACGCGGCCGTCGAGCACTGCCGGCGCCACGGTGTCGTCCCGACGGACGCCGACGCGACAGCGCGAGCACTCGGCGGCGGCGTCTCGAATCACGTCTACGAGGTGACGTGGGACGACGGCTGCGTCGTGGTGAAGCGGCCGCTCCCGAACCTCGCCGTCGCGGACGACTGGCCCGCCGACGTCGACCGCGTCCACAACGAGGCGGCTGCGATCCGCACCTACGAGTCGGTACTCGCCGCGGCCGGCGTGGGCGCTCGGGTTCCGGGCGTCGTGTGCGAATCCGACGACCACGTCATCGCAATCGAGTGTGCACCTACGGACGCGCCGATGTGGAAGCGCGAACTGCTCGACGGACGGGTCGACGCCGGCGTCGCGGCCACCGTGGGGGCAGTCCTCGGTGCGGTCCACGATGCGACGGCCGACGACCCCACGGTGCGGGAGACCTTCTCCGAGAAACGGCCGTTCGACCAGTTGCGCGTCGATCCCTACCACCGCGCCACCGCACGGCGCAACCCGGACGTGGCCGACGCCATCCGCACGGAGATCGACCGGATTCTGGCGACCGACCGTGCACTCGTCCACGGCGACTACAGTCCGAAGAACGTCCTGGTCGACCGCGCGGCCGGCACCGTCCCGTGGATCCTCGATTTCGAGGTTGCTCACTGGGGTGACCCCGCCTTCGACACCGCGTTCATGCTCAACCATCTCTACATCAAGTCGATCTACAACCACGACCGGCACGCGGCCTACGCCGACGCAGCCACTCGATTCTGGGATGCCTACGACGACGCCGTCCGGTGGGACATCGAACGCGAGACGGTGACTGAACTCGCGGTGTTGATGCTCGCCCGGGTCGACGGCAAGTCGCCGGTCGAATACGTCGAGCGCGAAGCGGTCGCCGGCGCACTCCGCCGGGTGGCGAAACGGACACTCCGCAGCGACACCCGGACCCTGTCGGCGTTCGCGGCGCTGGCCCGCGGGGAGGCGGCGGCGCTGTGA
- the eno gene encoding phosphopyruvate hydratase, with product MTAIEGVEAWEVLDSRGDPTVRVRVETADGTGTFTVPAGASTGAHEAVERRDGGDRYGGRGVRGAVAAVREELAPVVTGRRVTDQRGIDEALVDRDGTDDLSRLGANAVLGVSGAVAHAAAAATDRPLYESLAPASGPGAIPLPMVNILSGGLHAAADLPIQDVLVVPVGAATYPEALETAWEVRHATGARLGTDDHPPPVADEGGFVPPVADATAAFDLVVEGIRDAGYVPGDEVAIAVDVAATHFHDSDADRYALGGETVDREAMIDRVSGWVEAYPVRSIEDPLAEDDWRGWERLAGRVGDRVQLLGDDLLATNADRLDRAVDADAANAVLIKPNQAGTITRTRRVLERARAAGLAPVVSARSGETCDATIADLAVALDAGQLKVGSLARSERLAKYNRLLGIDRAYDGDFAAAAALAPRR from the coding sequence GTGACCGCGATCGAGGGGGTCGAGGCTTGGGAGGTACTCGACTCGCGGGGCGATCCGACGGTCCGCGTCCGCGTCGAGACGGCCGACGGGACGGGTACGTTCACCGTTCCCGCAGGGGCGAGCACGGGGGCCCACGAGGCGGTCGAGCGCCGCGACGGCGGCGACCGCTACGGGGGACGTGGCGTCCGCGGCGCCGTCGCGGCGGTCCGCGAGGAACTCGCCCCCGTCGTCACGGGGCGACGGGTCACCGATCAGCGGGGCATCGACGAGGCACTCGTCGATCGCGACGGCACCGACGACCTGTCGCGACTCGGTGCCAACGCCGTCCTCGGCGTCTCGGGTGCCGTTGCCCACGCCGCGGCCGCGGCGACGGACCGTCCGCTGTACGAGTCGCTGGCCCCGGCGTCGGGGCCGGGAGCGATCCCGCTGCCCATGGTCAATATCCTGAGCGGCGGTCTCCACGCGGCGGCCGACCTGCCGATCCAGGACGTCCTCGTCGTTCCCGTGGGGGCGGCCACGTATCCCGAGGCGCTGGAGACGGCGTGGGAGGTGCGCCACGCGACGGGTGCCCGCCTCGGCACGGACGATCACCCGCCACCGGTCGCCGACGAGGGCGGGTTCGTCCCCCCAGTCGCCGACGCGACCGCGGCCTTCGACCTCGTCGTCGAAGGTATCCGGGATGCGGGATACGTGCCCGGCGACGAGGTGGCCATCGCCGTCGACGTGGCGGCGACGCATTTTCACGACTCCGACGCCGACCGGTACGCCCTCGGCGGCGAGACGGTGGACCGTGAGGCGATGATCGACCGCGTGTCCGGGTGGGTCGAGGCCTATCCCGTCCGATCCATCGAGGACCCTCTCGCCGAGGACGACTGGCGTGGCTGGGAGCGGCTGGCGGGCCGCGTCGGCGACCGGGTACAGTTGCTCGGCGACGACCTCCTGGCGACGAACGCCGACCGCCTCGACCGGGCGGTCGACGCCGACGCCGCCAACGCCGTCCTGATCAAGCCGAACCAGGCGGGGACGATCACCCGGACGCGACGCGTCCTCGAACGGGCACGGGCGGCCGGCTTGGCGCCCGTCGTCTCCGCCCGCTCCGGCGAAACCTGTGACGCAACGATCGCCGACCTCGCGGTTGCCCTCGACGCCGGGCAACTCAAGGTCGGCTCGCTCGCCAGATCGGAACGCCTCGCCAAGTACAATCGACTGCTCGGGATCGACCGGGCGTACGACGGCGACTTCGCCGCGGCGGCGGCGCTCGCGCCGCGCCGCTGA
- a CDS encoding DUF429 domain-containing protein, whose amino-acid sequence MSDDPLYVGADVSSGSWVAVAFDAEEFDHAAVFEEVGDLWLRYEDRAEQILLDVPIGLIEEGSAGREPERLARETLGPRRSAVFTPPVREATRKRRYPAAKRVNERKTGTGLTKQAFAISDDIAAVDELLQELPEAREVIAEAHPEVCFRAFAGEPLEHSKLTAGGYAERMRTLAEFDHDAPPVVQSAAEATGGASVGVDDVLDAVVLGYTARPGPGTLRTLPPDPDTDPTGLPMRMVYRSSSPLAGE is encoded by the coding sequence ATGAGCGACGACCCGCTGTACGTGGGTGCCGACGTGAGTTCGGGATCGTGGGTCGCCGTCGCGTTCGACGCCGAGGAGTTCGACCACGCGGCCGTCTTCGAGGAGGTGGGTGACCTCTGGCTCCGGTACGAGGACCGCGCCGAACAAATCTTGCTCGACGTGCCGATCGGACTGATCGAGGAGGGGTCGGCGGGACGCGAACCCGAGCGGCTGGCGCGGGAGACGCTCGGCCCGCGACGCTCGGCGGTGTTCACGCCGCCGGTCCGGGAGGCGACACGCAAGCGCCGCTATCCCGCGGCCAAACGGGTCAACGAACGCAAGACTGGCACGGGACTCACGAAACAGGCCTTCGCCATCAGCGACGACATCGCGGCGGTCGACGAACTGCTGCAGGAACTCCCCGAGGCCCGCGAAGTGATCGCGGAGGCCCATCCCGAGGTCTGTTTCCGCGCCTTCGCGGGCGAGCCGCTGGAACACTCGAAGCTCACCGCGGGCGGTTACGCCGAGCGGATGCGCACGCTCGCGGAGTTCGACCACGACGCGCCGCCGGTAGTGCAGTCGGCCGCCGAGGCGACCGGCGGCGCGTCCGTCGGCGTCGACGACGTCCTCGACGCGGTGGTGCTCGGCTACACGGCCCGGCCGGGGCCGGGGACGCTACGGACGCTCCCGCCGGACCCCGACACCGACCCGACGGGACTCCCGATGCGGATGGTCTACCGCTCGTCGTCGCCGCTCGCGGGCGAATGA
- a CDS encoding histidine kinase N-terminal 7TM domain-containing protein, with amino-acid sequence MVVGVSPTVGYALVFATAAIGCVVGAVRARRVEDAATRHGLVALLATTSGWAGSHAVLLLLPTRTLKTAMYLFGLILGFSTVFAWLYFCSAYTGRNYHRRPTYRWAAVGLYLAVVVVKLTNPIHHLYFTTVFVSAPFPHLAIRQGLFHWIVTGLSYMLAAVGMFTLFETFREADYDTWPLAVLVGLAGTPVVLDIVGYTSPVLLDMIHAPLGVAALAVGCLFVFEDRFFAVQLTDGVEGATIFLDDDRRIREFNGAARRLFPALDDVVGEPLDALPAVAAALDGDGRNHRADGDDHGVVDVRVDGERRHYVASENAFDVGQGSLSRLVVFSDVTEIERHRRELERHDRQLESLAKGMRHELRNAVTVIRGNVRRAGERLDAGEVTAAREALRTATDTTDRTTRLMNDFATVAQYGQTVVDPVPVNVPETARSAWAAVGSDDATLTVACEGTMAADPGRFGALFERAFEFLLKDGASAVTVDRRDGTLTITGDGGSPTGDPGRYFDYGDAANHGAAGTTLPLVRTLAQVHGWQATVDTEYRGGFRLVITPSEATGF; translated from the coding sequence TTGGTCGTCGGAGTATCGCCAACCGTCGGATACGCCCTTGTCTTCGCAACGGCCGCCATCGGCTGTGTCGTCGGGGCGGTCCGCGCCCGTCGGGTGGAGGACGCCGCGACGCGACACGGTCTCGTCGCCCTGCTGGCCACGACGAGCGGGTGGGCCGGCTCCCACGCCGTCCTCCTGCTCTTGCCGACCCGGACGCTCAAGACCGCCATGTACCTGTTCGGCCTCATCCTCGGGTTCAGCACCGTCTTCGCCTGGCTCTACTTCTGTTCGGCGTACACCGGCCGGAACTACCACCGGCGGCCGACCTACCGGTGGGCCGCGGTCGGCCTGTACCTGGCCGTCGTCGTCGTGAAACTCACCAATCCGATCCACCACCTCTATTTCACCACGGTGTTCGTCTCGGCGCCGTTCCCACACCTGGCGATCCGGCAGGGACTGTTCCACTGGATCGTAACGGGGCTCTCCTACATGCTCGCGGCGGTCGGGATGTTCACCCTGTTCGAGACGTTTCGCGAGGCCGACTACGACACGTGGCCGCTCGCCGTCCTCGTCGGCCTCGCGGGCACACCCGTCGTCCTCGACATCGTGGGCTACACGTCGCCGGTCCTGCTCGATATGATCCACGCGCCGCTGGGAGTGGCGGCCCTCGCCGTCGGGTGCCTGTTCGTCTTCGAGGACCGGTTTTTCGCCGTCCAACTCACCGACGGGGTCGAGGGGGCGACGATCTTCCTCGACGACGACCGCCGGATCAGGGAGTTCAACGGCGCGGCCCGACGGCTGTTCCCGGCCCTCGACGACGTGGTCGGCGAACCCCTCGACGCGCTGCCCGCGGTGGCCGCGGCCCTCGACGGCGACGGCCGCAACCACCGCGCCGACGGCGACGATCACGGGGTGGTCGACGTGCGCGTCGACGGCGAACGCAGACATTACGTGGCGAGCGAGAACGCGTTCGACGTCGGCCAGGGATCGCTCTCGCGGCTCGTCGTGTTCTCCGACGTGACGGAGATCGAGCGCCACCGCCGCGAACTCGAACGACACGATCGGCAACTGGAGAGCCTCGCGAAGGGGATGCGACACGAACTCCGGAACGCCGTGACGGTCATCCGTGGCAACGTCCGCCGGGCGGGCGAACGCCTCGACGCGGGGGAGGTGACCGCGGCTCGGGAGGCGCTCCGGACGGCAACCGACACGACCGACCGGACCACGCGGCTGATGAACGACTTCGCGACGGTCGCACAGTACGGACAGACGGTGGTCGATCCCGTCCCCGTCAACGTCCCCGAGACGGCGCGGTCGGCTTGGGCCGCCGTCGGAAGTGACGACGCCACCCTCACCGTCGCGTGCGAAGGGACGATGGCCGCCGATCCGGGCCGGTTCGGGGCGCTCTTCGAACGAGCGTTCGAGTTCCTCCTCAAGGACGGCGCGTCGGCGGTGACCGTCGACCGGCGGGACGGGACCCTGACGATCACCGGCGACGGCGGCTCGCCGACCGGCGACCCCGGCCGCTACTTCGACTACGGGGACGCGGCGAACCACGGGGCGGCCGGCACCACCCTCCCGCTGGTCCGGACGCTCGCGCAGGTCCACGGGTGGCAGGCGACCGTCGACACGGAGTATCGCGGCGGGTTTCGGCTCGTCATCACGCCGTCGGAGGCGACTGGTTTTTAG
- a CDS encoding cold-shock protein encodes MATGTVDFFNDTGGYGFIETEDADDDVFFHMEDVGGPDLEEGQELEFEIEDSPKGPRATNVVRL; translated from the coding sequence ATGGCAACTGGTACGGTCGATTTCTTCAACGACACTGGCGGTTACGGCTTTATCGAGACTGAGGACGCGGACGACGACGTGTTCTTCCACATGGAAGACGTGGGCGGCCCGGACCTCGAAGAAGGACAGGAACTCGAATTCGAGATTGAGGACTCCCCCAAGGGTCCGCGCGCGACCAACGTCGTCCGCCTGTAA
- a CDS encoding DUF7504 family protein, translated as MASTLHLTDTPTTVEARTCESVTPPACTEQDTPGIIVVALAGSPVRWLDGWESAIDTDTDRATFVVDEAASWLAGDAKDRLDAEAPPATDVCVRTVASPGNLTDLGVTLTEALETQSADPTLLCFQSLTVLLQYSPSDEVYRFLHTLVTHVDRADVTAHFHLHEGAHEAETVATLRPLFDRVRSDGQA; from the coding sequence GTGGCGAGTACACTCCACCTGACCGACACGCCGACGACGGTCGAGGCACGCACGTGCGAAAGCGTCACACCTCCCGCCTGCACGGAGCAGGACACCCCGGGGATCATCGTCGTCGCCCTCGCGGGATCGCCGGTTCGGTGGCTCGACGGCTGGGAGTCGGCGATCGACACCGACACAGATCGGGCGACGTTCGTCGTCGACGAGGCCGCCTCGTGGCTGGCCGGCGACGCCAAAGACCGCCTCGACGCCGAAGCACCCCCCGCCACGGACGTGTGTGTCCGGACCGTCGCGTCGCCCGGCAACCTCACCGACCTCGGCGTGACGCTGACCGAGGCACTGGAGACGCAGTCGGCCGATCCAACGCTCCTCTGTTTTCAGTCGCTGACGGTCCTGTTACAGTACTCGCCGTCCGACGAAGTGTACCGGTTTCTCCACACGCTCGTTACACACGTCGACCGAGCCGACGTGACGGCACACTTTCACCTGCACGAGGGCGCCCACGAGGCGGAGACGGTCGCCACCCTGCGACCCCTCTTCGACCGGGTACGAAGCGACGGGCAGGCGTGA
- a CDS encoding M48 family metallopeptidase, whose protein sequence is MRHVGLKARMAVVGSILFAFYAVAAVVVMGVFGWPLALVLLGSVAFVAVQYKLGKWMALRSVGADDLAEDRYPEIHRRVESLSRDMGIDKPRLMIARMGVPNAFAVGRKGAGTVVVSQELLRQLEPDEVEGVLAHELAHIRNRDVVMMVLGQGVASIVAIVAQWAVLLTGDNDIADFFLAIVVGQLTQMLVMLFVFAISRYREYVADADAAREIGSGEPLANALEKISRTATRRDDAGVDEQVNALCIFGDGDGLGSLLSTHPPVEKRIERLRS, encoded by the coding sequence ATGCGCCACGTTGGACTGAAAGCACGGATGGCGGTCGTCGGGTCGATCCTGTTCGCGTTTTACGCCGTCGCCGCCGTCGTCGTGATGGGGGTGTTCGGCTGGCCGCTCGCGCTCGTCCTTCTCGGGAGCGTCGCCTTCGTGGCCGTCCAGTACAAGCTCGGCAAGTGGATGGCACTGCGCAGCGTCGGCGCCGACGATCTCGCCGAGGACCGCTATCCGGAGATCCACCGCCGCGTCGAGTCACTCTCACGCGATATGGGCATCGACAAGCCCCGCCTCATGATCGCACGCATGGGCGTCCCCAACGCCTTCGCCGTGGGGCGGAAGGGCGCCGGAACGGTCGTCGTGAGCCAGGAGCTCCTCCGACAGCTCGAACCCGACGAGGTGGAGGGCGTGTTGGCTCACGAACTCGCCCACATCCGCAACCGTGACGTGGTGATGATGGTGCTGGGACAGGGCGTGGCTTCCATCGTCGCCATCGTCGCGCAGTGGGCCGTCCTCCTGACTGGCGACAACGACATCGCGGACTTCTTTCTCGCCATCGTCGTCGGCCAACTCACACAGATGCTGGTGATGCTGTTCGTCTTCGCCATCTCGCGGTACCGTGAGTACGTCGCCGATGCCGACGCAGCCCGAGAAATCGGCAGCGGCGAGCCGCTCGCGAACGCCTTGGAGAAGATCAGCCGAACCGCCACGCGCCGCGATGACGCCGGCGTCGACGAGCAGGTGAACGCGCTCTGTATCTTCGGCGACGGGGACGGCCTCGGGAGCCTGCTGTCGACCCACCCGCCGGTCGAAAAGCGGATCGAACGCCTCCGGAGCTGA
- a CDS encoding DUF7518 family protein, with the protein MSNRVEELESQVAELQAAVDGLTEELVETRERLRQLEADEGVDHSRAPERRESAGDADPETDDEPAETAHGDAEVGPSDAEADPETEADDDSDSDGNDIIVA; encoded by the coding sequence ATGAGCAACAGGGTGGAGGAGCTCGAATCGCAGGTCGCGGAACTCCAAGCCGCCGTCGACGGTCTCACCGAGGAACTGGTCGAGACGCGGGAACGGCTGCGCCAGCTCGAAGCCGACGAGGGCGTCGACCACTCCCGGGCGCCGGAGCGACGGGAGTCCGCCGGCGACGCAGATCCCGAGACCGACGACGAGCCCGCCGAGACGGCACACGGCGACGCCGAAGTCGGACCCTCCGACGCCGAGGCCGACCCCGAAACCGAAGCCGACGACGACTCCGATTCCGACGGGAACGACATCATCGTCGCCTGA